A single window of Athene noctua chromosome 1, bAthNoc1.hap1.1, whole genome shotgun sequence DNA harbors:
- the TRIM35 gene encoding E3 ubiquitin-protein ligase TRIM35 isoform X1, translated as MLQAPARTLHRSSRRRGRSKRYHPPSASAMEKGASPSTSSSVALTSSSTATFKEELLCPICYEPFREAVTLCCGHNFCKGCVSRSWEHRHHVCPVCKEASSFDDLRVNHTLNNLVEMILKEEGQRQGRTVALCPLHHEEAKLFCLEDKELACFICQSSKQHEGHKMRLVQEAAADFRLCKGPEGVSSPQAKLKNMETSLRDKVKDFGAVHRSYESISKHNQVEATRLEEQIRKEFEKLHEFLRDEEKALLAQLQEETRRKHGLIEGKMKQLAEESRALLNEACQLRADLKEDDYTFLMAHKNRKRRIACTAEEPEAVSSGMLLNVAKYLGSLQYNVWKKMLDIITVVPFSFDPNSAANWLSVSEDLASVTNGGYKLLVENPERFTSAPCILGSCGFSAGFHTWEVDLGGITNWRVGVAQPRGGTHWTFHHDARSGFWYIYRLPGKDGEMCRASNTARSEAALGDLRRIRVELDCDEGELSFYNADSKSHIYTFHENFGGTVFPYFYVGAVPAGALPEALRICPLQVRIHEDVPV; from the exons ATGCTGCAGGCTCCTGCCAGGACCCTCCACCGCTCGTCGCGGCGGAGGGGCCGCTCCAAGCGCTACCACCCGCCCTCGGCAAG CGCCATGGAGAAGGGAGCCAGCCCCTCGACCAGCAGCTCGGTGGCCTTGACCTCGTCTTCCACAGCCACTTTCAAGGAGGAACTACTGTGCCCCATCTGCTACGAGCCTTTCCGGGAAGCCGTGACACTTTGCTGCGGCCATAACTTCTGCAAGGGCTGCGTGAGCCGTTCCTGGGAGCATCGGCACCacgtgtgccccgtctgcaaagaGGCCTCTTCCTTCGACGACCTGCGCGTCAACCACACGCTCAACAACCTGGTGGAGATGATCCTCAAGGAGGAAGGGCAGCGGCAGGGCCGGACGGTCGCTCTCTGTCCCCTGCATCACGAAGAAGCCAAACTCTTCTGCCTGGAGGATAAGGAGCTGGCGTGCTTCATCTGCCAGAGCTCCAAGCAGCACGAAGGGCACAAGATGCGGTTGgtgcaggaggcggcggcggatTTCAGG CTTTGCAAGGGTCCTGAAGGCGTCTCCTCCCCGCAGGCCAAGCTGAAGAACATGGAGACCTCCCTGCGGGATAAGGTGAAGGATTTTGGGGCCGTGCATCGCTCCTACGAGTCCATCTCCAAACACAACCAG GTGGAAGCGACACGGCTGGAGGAGCAGATCAGGAAGGAGTTTGAGAAGCTGCACGAGTTTCTGCGGGACGAGGAGAAGGCGCTGCTGgcccagctgcaggaggagacgCGGCGCAAGCACGGCCTCATCGAGGGCAAGATGAAACAGCTGGCAGAGGAGAGTCGGGCCCTGCTCAATGAAGCCTGTCAGCTCCGGGCAGACCTCAAGGAGGACGATTACACCTTCCTCATG GCCCACAAAAACCGCAAGCGCAG gATCGCCTGCACGGCCGAGGAGCCGGAGGCCGTGTCCTCAGGGATGCTCCTCAATGTCGCCAAGTACCTGGGCTCGCTGCAGTACAACGTGTGGAAGAAGATGCTGGACATCATCACCGTAG TCCCCTTCAGCTTCGACCCCAACTCGGCGGCGAACTGGCTCTCGGTGTCCGAGGACCTCGCCAGCGTCACCAACGGGGGCTACAAGCTGCTGGTGGAGAACCCCGAGCGCTTCACCTCGGCCCCCTGCATCCTGGGCTCCTGCGGCTTCTCCGCCGGCTTCCACACCTGGGAGGTTGACCTGGGTGGCATCACAAACTGGCGGGTGGGGGTGGCCCAGCCACGCGGTGGCACCCACTGGACCTTCCACCACGACGCTCGCTCCGGGTTTTGGTACATTTACCGCCTGCCCGGCAAAGACGGCGAGATGTGCCGCGCATCCAACACGGCGCGTTCCGAAGCGGCGCTGGGCGACCTGAGACGGATCCGGGTGGAGCTGGACTGCGACGAAGGGGAACTTTCCTTCTACAACGCTGACAGCAAGAGCCACATCTACACCTTCCACGAGAATTTTGGGGGCACCGTCTTCCCCTATTTCTATGTGGGGGCCGTGCCGGCGGGCGCCCTGCCCGAGGCGCTCCGCATCTGTCCCCTCCAGGTCCGCATCCACGAGGATGTCCCTGTCTAG
- the TRIM35 gene encoding E3 ubiquitin-protein ligase TRIM35 isoform X2, giving the protein MLQAPARTLHRSSRRRGRSKRYHPPSASAMEKGASPSTSSSVALTSSSTATFKEELLCPICYEPFREAVTLCCGHNFCKGCVSRSWEHRHHVCPVCKEASSFDDLRVNHTLNNLVEMILKEEGQRQGRTVALCPLHHEEAKLFCLEDKELACFICQSSKQHEGHKMRLVQEAAADFRAKLKNMETSLRDKVKDFGAVHRSYESISKHNQVEATRLEEQIRKEFEKLHEFLRDEEKALLAQLQEETRRKHGLIEGKMKQLAEESRALLNEACQLRADLKEDDYTFLMAHKNRKRRIACTAEEPEAVSSGMLLNVAKYLGSLQYNVWKKMLDIITVVPFSFDPNSAANWLSVSEDLASVTNGGYKLLVENPERFTSAPCILGSCGFSAGFHTWEVDLGGITNWRVGVAQPRGGTHWTFHHDARSGFWYIYRLPGKDGEMCRASNTARSEAALGDLRRIRVELDCDEGELSFYNADSKSHIYTFHENFGGTVFPYFYVGAVPAGALPEALRICPLQVRIHEDVPV; this is encoded by the exons ATGCTGCAGGCTCCTGCCAGGACCCTCCACCGCTCGTCGCGGCGGAGGGGCCGCTCCAAGCGCTACCACCCGCCCTCGGCAAG CGCCATGGAGAAGGGAGCCAGCCCCTCGACCAGCAGCTCGGTGGCCTTGACCTCGTCTTCCACAGCCACTTTCAAGGAGGAACTACTGTGCCCCATCTGCTACGAGCCTTTCCGGGAAGCCGTGACACTTTGCTGCGGCCATAACTTCTGCAAGGGCTGCGTGAGCCGTTCCTGGGAGCATCGGCACCacgtgtgccccgtctgcaaagaGGCCTCTTCCTTCGACGACCTGCGCGTCAACCACACGCTCAACAACCTGGTGGAGATGATCCTCAAGGAGGAAGGGCAGCGGCAGGGCCGGACGGTCGCTCTCTGTCCCCTGCATCACGAAGAAGCCAAACTCTTCTGCCTGGAGGATAAGGAGCTGGCGTGCTTCATCTGCCAGAGCTCCAAGCAGCACGAAGGGCACAAGATGCGGTTGgtgcaggaggcggcggcggatTTCAGG GCCAAGCTGAAGAACATGGAGACCTCCCTGCGGGATAAGGTGAAGGATTTTGGGGCCGTGCATCGCTCCTACGAGTCCATCTCCAAACACAACCAG GTGGAAGCGACACGGCTGGAGGAGCAGATCAGGAAGGAGTTTGAGAAGCTGCACGAGTTTCTGCGGGACGAGGAGAAGGCGCTGCTGgcccagctgcaggaggagacgCGGCGCAAGCACGGCCTCATCGAGGGCAAGATGAAACAGCTGGCAGAGGAGAGTCGGGCCCTGCTCAATGAAGCCTGTCAGCTCCGGGCAGACCTCAAGGAGGACGATTACACCTTCCTCATG GCCCACAAAAACCGCAAGCGCAG gATCGCCTGCACGGCCGAGGAGCCGGAGGCCGTGTCCTCAGGGATGCTCCTCAATGTCGCCAAGTACCTGGGCTCGCTGCAGTACAACGTGTGGAAGAAGATGCTGGACATCATCACCGTAG TCCCCTTCAGCTTCGACCCCAACTCGGCGGCGAACTGGCTCTCGGTGTCCGAGGACCTCGCCAGCGTCACCAACGGGGGCTACAAGCTGCTGGTGGAGAACCCCGAGCGCTTCACCTCGGCCCCCTGCATCCTGGGCTCCTGCGGCTTCTCCGCCGGCTTCCACACCTGGGAGGTTGACCTGGGTGGCATCACAAACTGGCGGGTGGGGGTGGCCCAGCCACGCGGTGGCACCCACTGGACCTTCCACCACGACGCTCGCTCCGGGTTTTGGTACATTTACCGCCTGCCCGGCAAAGACGGCGAGATGTGCCGCGCATCCAACACGGCGCGTTCCGAAGCGGCGCTGGGCGACCTGAGACGGATCCGGGTGGAGCTGGACTGCGACGAAGGGGAACTTTCCTTCTACAACGCTGACAGCAAGAGCCACATCTACACCTTCCACGAGAATTTTGGGGGCACCGTCTTCCCCTATTTCTATGTGGGGGCCGTGCCGGCGGGCGCCCTGCCCGAGGCGCTCCGCATCTGTCCCCTCCAGGTCCGCATCCACGAGGATGTCCCTGTCTAG